From Pelosinus fermentans DSM 17108, the proteins below share one genomic window:
- a CDS encoding SDR family oxidoreductase: MTNTQKYKSLERFRLDEKVVVVTGGTGILGSLYCKRLSEAGAKVVIADLDKLKCQQLADEINALPGCFAIAMDVDLTNEQSVITWSQRIIEAFGVVDVLFNNAAAKSLNFFAPLDNFPLEDWNKVMAVNVTGMFLASRELGAFMAKQGKGSIINVSSVYGVVGPDQRIYEGSWYEEMGGAINTPLIYSATKGAVIAMTRYMATYWGPKGVRTNTLTPGGVSSGQNSLFNEKYSARVPLGRMAEAEEMVGAVLFLSSDASSYINGQNIIVDGGWTAW; encoded by the coding sequence ATGACTAATACACAGAAATATAAATCACTAGAACGTTTTCGTCTAGATGAAAAGGTAGTTGTGGTTACCGGTGGCACGGGAATATTAGGCAGCCTTTATTGTAAGCGATTGTCAGAAGCAGGTGCCAAGGTAGTGATTGCTGATCTTGATAAATTGAAGTGTCAACAATTGGCTGATGAAATAAATGCTTTACCAGGCTGTTTTGCAATAGCTATGGATGTTGATTTGACTAATGAACAATCCGTTATTACTTGGTCTCAACGTATTATTGAAGCGTTTGGTGTGGTAGACGTGTTATTTAATAATGCAGCTGCGAAATCTCTAAACTTTTTTGCACCATTGGATAATTTCCCTTTAGAAGATTGGAATAAAGTTATGGCCGTAAATGTTACAGGGATGTTTCTCGCCAGCCGTGAGCTGGGGGCGTTTATGGCTAAGCAGGGAAAAGGAAGCATTATTAATGTAAGTTCTGTTTATGGGGTAGTTGGTCCTGACCAGCGTATTTACGAAGGCTCCTGGTATGAGGAGATGGGGGGGGCCATTAATACTCCATTAATTTATTCAGCTACTAAAGGTGCAGTAATTGCGATGACCCGCTATATGGCAACTTATTGGGGGCCTAAGGGTGTTCGTACCAATACATTGACCCCAGGAGGAGTATCATCGGGGCAAAATAGTCTATTTAACGAAAAGTACAGTGCACGTGTTCCGCTTGGAAGAATGGCAGAGGCTGAAGAAATGGTAGGAGCGGTGTTGTTTTTATCATCAGACGCTTCTTCATATATTAATGGTCAAAATATTATTGTTGATGGTGGATGGACTGCTTGGTAA
- a CDS encoding Gfo/Idh/MocA family protein: MKFLVIGLGSMGKRRIRCLKELGFTEIYGFDIREDRQKESKAVYGITAYSNIEQALKEVQPEACIISVPPDVHHYYIKLAIEHNIHFFVEASVVDTDMDFIKEKLSPNTIVAAPSATLCFHPAIKIIADIVKKGELGKISNIMLHSGQYLPDWHTYENVGDYYVSNPSTGGGREIVPFELTWFTKIFGFPQRVCGNFRKTITINNAEAIDDTYNCLLDYGSFLAAVTVDVVSRHATRRLMINGDQKQLIWDWDFAYVKIYDPEKNKWVELPYEMNAATDGYNSNIGENMYIDEVKSFVDAIKEKGMFINTMENDHRVLKLLYSIEEADKTSRYVGVNL; this comes from the coding sequence ATGAAGTTTTTAGTTATTGGTCTCGGATCTATGGGAAAGCGACGGATAAGATGTTTAAAAGAATTAGGATTCACAGAAATTTATGGTTTTGATATACGTGAAGATAGGCAGAAGGAAAGTAAAGCGGTATATGGTATAACGGCATATAGCAATATAGAACAGGCCTTAAAAGAGGTACAGCCGGAAGCTTGTATTATTTCAGTACCACCAGATGTACATCATTATTATATAAAATTGGCCATAGAACATAATATTCATTTTTTTGTTGAGGCCAGCGTGGTTGATACAGATATGGATTTTATAAAAGAGAAGCTTAGCCCCAATACAATCGTTGCTGCTCCTTCAGCTACTTTATGCTTTCATCCAGCAATTAAAATTATTGCTGATATAGTTAAAAAAGGTGAATTGGGTAAAATATCCAATATAATGCTTCATTCTGGCCAGTATTTACCAGATTGGCATACCTATGAAAATGTTGGTGACTATTATGTTTCTAATCCTTCCACTGGTGGTGGAAGGGAGATTGTTCCTTTTGAACTAACTTGGTTTACTAAAATTTTTGGTTTTCCTCAAAGAGTTTGTGGGAATTTTAGAAAAACCATTACTATTAATAATGCAGAAGCGATTGATGATACATATAATTGTCTATTAGACTATGGTAGTTTTTTGGCAGCAGTTACAGTTGATGTAGTTTCTCGTCATGCTACTAGACGTCTTATGATAAATGGCGATCAGAAACAATTGATATGGGATTGGGATTTTGCCTATGTGAAAATATATGATCCCGAAAAGAATAAATGGGTAGAGTTACCGTATGAAATGAATGCAGCAACAGATGGATACAACTCAAATATAGGTGAAAACATGTATATTGATGAGGTTAAGAGTTTTGTAGATGCTATTAAAGAGAAGGGTATGTTTATTAATACTATGGAAAATGATCATAGAGTTTTGAAACTTTTATACTCTATTGAAGAAGCTGATAAAACATCAAGATATGTGGGTGTAAATTTATGA
- a CDS encoding nucleotidyltransferase family protein, producing the protein MKNWKDTLVKKDDSIFTTMGIIDASAVQIALVVDEQGKLLGTVTDGDVRKALLRGISLEEKNESIMNRNPVVARINEGRESLLAKMRNKRLHQIPVLDQQDYLVGLEILDEMVETNESDNWIFLMVGGLGSRLGALTASCPKPLLNVGNKPILETIIESFAECGYRKFYLSVNYKADMIQEYFQNGENWGVEIRYICENKRMGTAGALSLLSERPNSPMIVMNGDILTKVNFNQLINFHESHKAKATMCVRDYSVQVPYGVVQIDDHKLTGIVEKPQQSFFVSAGIYVLDPSVLDLIPKNEYLDMPDLFKKLISERDNILVFPVREYWLDIGNKIDFEKANGDYELIFNW; encoded by the coding sequence GTGAAGAACTGGAAAGATACATTAGTAAAAAAGGACGACTCGATTTTTACTACAATGGGTATTATTGATGCTAGTGCAGTGCAAATTGCTTTAGTTGTTGATGAACAAGGAAAGTTATTAGGTACAGTTACCGATGGAGATGTTCGTAAAGCTCTTTTGAGAGGGATTTCCTTAGAAGAAAAAAATGAGAGCATAATGAATCGTAATCCAGTAGTTGCTCGAATCAATGAGGGAAGAGAGAGTTTGTTGGCCAAAATGAGGAATAAGAGGCTACACCAGATTCCTGTTTTGGATCAACAAGATTATTTAGTTGGTTTGGAAATCCTGGATGAAATGGTAGAAACAAATGAAAGTGATAATTGGATTTTCTTGATGGTAGGGGGGTTAGGTAGCAGATTAGGTGCATTGACTGCAAGTTGTCCTAAACCATTGCTAAATGTTGGTAATAAGCCTATTTTAGAAACCATAATTGAAAGTTTTGCAGAATGCGGCTATCGGAAATTTTACCTATCCGTCAATTATAAAGCTGATATGATTCAAGAGTATTTTCAGAACGGAGAAAACTGGGGAGTTGAAATACGTTATATTTGCGAAAATAAGCGTATGGGAACAGCTGGAGCTTTGAGCTTACTATCGGAAAGACCAAATAGTCCAATGATTGTTATGAATGGTGATATATTAACGAAAGTCAATTTTAATCAATTAATCAACTTTCATGAAAGTCACAAGGCTAAAGCTACTATGTGTGTACGAGATTATAGTGTTCAAGTACCATATGGTGTAGTACAAATAGATGATCATAAATTGACAGGCATTGTTGAGAAACCACAGCAATCGTTTTTTGTCAGTGCGGGAATTTATGTATTAGATCCATCAGTATTAGATTTAATTCCTAAAAATGAATATTTAGATATGCCGGACTTATTTAAAAAGCTTATTAGTGAACGAGATAATATTTTGGTTTTCCCAGTAAGAGAGTACTGGCTTGATATAGGTAATAAAATAGATTTTGAAAAAGCAAATGGAGATTATGAATTGATTTTTAATTGGTAG
- a CDS encoding nitrilase-related carbon-nitrogen hydrolase, giving the protein MKVATVQMPIVDGECSVNHLVLAQMLDNAPGADLYLVPELWTSGYVVDKWEKIARIDTPLTLDWMAKQAKSRKIWLGGSVIAQHKDSALCNRFVLFDRNGELVGYYDKIHRFLPMGEGILEPGDHMPIFNIEGVRVAPAICYDLRFPEMFRRLALEEVDLFLVPSEWPCPREVPLTILAGARAIENQAYLLLSNRTGVDAAGQQFCGCSGLFGPFGVVDMLPENEIGIMSFELDMQQIKRSRENLAVFAERRQGVDYD; this is encoded by the coding sequence GTGAAGGTTGCAACAGTGCAAATGCCAATAGTAGATGGTGAGTGTAGTGTAAATCACCTTGTTTTAGCCCAGATGCTTGATAATGCTCCGGGTGCTGACCTTTATTTAGTTCCAGAGTTGTGGACTAGCGGTTATGTTGTTGATAAATGGGAAAAAATAGCGAGAATAGATACTCCATTAACTTTAGATTGGATGGCTAAGCAGGCCAAGTCTCGTAAAATATGGCTAGGTGGATCTGTTATTGCGCAACATAAAGATAGTGCACTATGTAATCGTTTTGTACTTTTTGACCGCAATGGTGAATTAGTCGGTTATTATGATAAAATTCATCGTTTTCTACCAATGGGGGAAGGCATTTTAGAGCCTGGAGATCATATGCCGATTTTTAATATTGAGGGAGTGAGAGTTGCTCCTGCAATATGCTATGACTTGAGATTCCCAGAAATGTTTCGCAGATTAGCTTTGGAAGAGGTTGATCTTTTCTTAGTACCAAGTGAGTGGCCGTGCCCTCGAGAAGTTCCACTCACAATTCTTGCTGGAGCACGAGCAATAGAAAACCAGGCGTATTTATTATTATCGAATCGTACAGGGGTTGATGCGGCCGGGCAACAGTTCTGTGGTTGTTCCGGACTTTTTGGTCCTTTTGGCGTTGTAGATATGTTGCCCGAAAACGAAATTGGTATTATGAGCTTTGAATTGGATATGCAACAAATAAAAAGATCTAGAGAAAATTTGGCAGTATTCGCAGAGCGGCGGCAAGGAGTAGATTATGACTAA
- a CDS encoding glutamate-1-semialdehyde 2,1-aminomutase has translation MKFDESDHLRIRAQKIIPAGAHTYSKGDDQFPQLSPGFIVKGKGTKVWDPDGNEFLDWGMGLRSVSLGHAYQPVLDAVQEQIALGVNFTRPSILEAQIAEMLINLIPSAEMVKFAKNGSDVTTAAVKLARAYTGRDIVVRCAEQPFFSVNDWFIGDTACNAGIPKAVQNLTTRFSYNNIQSLEDIMEKNKGEVACVILEPSSLEHPKPGFLEKVRELTKQQGIVLIFDEMITGFRWHQAGAQTYYGVTPDLSTFGKAIANGFALSALVGRRDIMELGGLKHDKPRVFLLSTTNGGETHAFAAARVTMQTLLNGEIVKQNWKKGQRLSSEFNAISAEYGIVEYVRMAGVACSPYQIFLGRDGQVDLSLRTLYLQEMIQQGVLIPYIAIAHEHSEHDIDKTLEASRKAMKVLQQALEKGTTDGLLVGPAVKPVFRKYN, from the coding sequence ATGAAATTTGATGAATCTGATCATTTAAGGATAAGGGCACAAAAAATAATTCCAGCAGGGGCACATACTTATAGTAAGGGCGATGATCAATTTCCGCAGTTGTCTCCCGGATTTATTGTAAAAGGAAAAGGCACAAAAGTATGGGATCCAGATGGTAATGAATTTCTGGACTGGGGAATGGGCTTGCGTTCTGTATCATTAGGACATGCATATCAACCGGTGCTTGATGCTGTGCAGGAGCAAATAGCCCTTGGTGTAAATTTTACTCGACCAAGTATCCTTGAGGCTCAAATCGCAGAAATGCTTATCAATTTAATACCATCAGCGGAAATGGTGAAATTTGCCAAGAATGGTTCAGATGTTACCACAGCTGCAGTTAAGCTGGCGCGTGCTTATACTGGCCGGGATATTGTTGTACGCTGCGCTGAACAGCCATTTTTTAGTGTTAATGATTGGTTTATTGGAGATACTGCATGCAATGCTGGGATACCAAAAGCAGTACAAAATTTGACCACTCGATTTTCTTATAATAACATTCAATCCTTAGAAGATATTATGGAAAAAAACAAAGGTGAGGTTGCTTGTGTTATCCTTGAACCGTCATCACTCGAACATCCTAAACCTGGATTTTTGGAAAAAGTCCGTGAATTAACCAAACAACAAGGAATCGTTCTAATTTTTGATGAAATGATTACAGGCTTCAGATGGCATCAGGCTGGTGCACAAACCTATTACGGGGTTACACCTGATCTCTCAACTTTTGGAAAGGCAATAGCTAATGGATTTGCCTTATCTGCTTTGGTCGGACGTCGAGACATTATGGAGCTAGGCGGATTAAAACATGATAAGCCTAGAGTATTCTTGTTATCAACAACAAATGGTGGAGAAACTCATGCTTTTGCTGCAGCACGTGTAACTATGCAAACACTGCTTAATGGTGAAATTGTTAAGCAAAATTGGAAAAAAGGGCAAAGACTAAGTTCGGAATTCAATGCTATCTCGGCTGAATACGGTATAGTTGAATATGTGAGAATGGCAGGCGTAGCATGTAGTCCTTATCAAATCTTTTTAGGAAGGGATGGACAGGTTGACCTTTCTTTGCGTACATTGTATTTGCAGGAAATGATTCAGCAAGGAGTATTGATTCCTTATATTGCAATTGCTCATGAGCATAGTGAGCATGATATTGACAAAACGTTAGAAGCCTCAAGGAAGGCAATGAAGGTTTTACAACAGGCACTGGAAAAAGGCACAACAGATGGTTTATTAGTAGGACCAGCGGTCAAACCAGTGTTTCGCAAATATAATTAA
- a CDS encoding Gfo/Idh/MocA family protein, translating to MSDYIANKKVWLIGAGTMAIDYAKVLKAQNIDFDVIGRGVKSAKIFTQNTGSNVITGGLDQYLAQSNGLPTAVIVTVGVEHLAEITIKLIKYGVKRILVEKPAGIDAGQIQRVAEVAMTNNVEIYVAYNRRFYASAIKARQIIAEDGGVTSFNFEFTEWSHEIEHLKKAHGVKEAWFLANSTHVVDLAFFLGGEPKNISAYIKGGLAWHPSASVFAGAGVTEGGALFSYQANWAAPGRWGVEVLTNKHRLIFRPLEQLHVQRNGSVEIEKVEIDTQFDDQFKPGIYKQVQTFLVGDNTESLLTISEHCERVNRLFSAINYGNK from the coding sequence TTGTCCGATTACATAGCAAACAAAAAGGTTTGGTTGATTGGTGCGGGAACTATGGCTATAGACTATGCTAAAGTTTTGAAGGCACAGAATATAGATTTCGATGTCATTGGACGCGGGGTTAAGTCAGCTAAGATATTTACCCAAAATACAGGTTCTAATGTCATAACTGGTGGGCTTGATCAATATTTAGCACAATCTAACGGTTTACCTACTGCTGTGATTGTTACAGTTGGTGTTGAACACTTAGCAGAAATAACGATAAAGCTTATAAAATACGGTGTAAAAAGAATATTAGTCGAGAAGCCAGCTGGAATTGATGCTGGTCAAATTCAACGAGTAGCGGAAGTAGCTATGACTAACAATGTAGAAATATATGTTGCTTACAATCGGCGCTTTTATGCTTCCGCTATAAAAGCAAGACAAATAATAGCAGAGGATGGCGGAGTCACTTCATTTAACTTTGAATTTACTGAGTGGAGTCATGAGATTGAGCATCTAAAAAAGGCGCATGGAGTCAAAGAAGCCTGGTTTCTTGCTAACTCTACACATGTTGTTGATTTGGCATTCTTCCTTGGTGGTGAACCAAAGAATATTTCTGCTTATATCAAAGGCGGCCTTGCTTGGCATCCATCAGCTTCAGTATTTGCTGGTGCAGGGGTTACAGAGGGAGGGGCTCTATTTTCTTATCAGGCTAATTGGGCTGCTCCAGGACGGTGGGGTGTTGAAGTGTTAACAAATAAACATCGACTAATATTTAGACCACTTGAACAATTGCATGTGCAAAGAAATGGATCAGTTGAGATTGAAAAAGTTGAAATTGATACACAATTTGACGACCAGTTTAAGCCAGGGATTTATAAGCAAGTACAGACATTTTTAGTTGGCGATAATACAGAGTCATTGCTAACAATTAGTGAGCATTGTGAACGTGTCAATAGATTGTTTAGTGCAATTAATTATGGAAATAAATAG
- a CDS encoding acetyltransferase, whose product MNTLPVIIIGAGGHAKVLIDILKMNDAKVIGMTDENIINSNFDIMNVPIIGNDNVILDYSTQEISLVNGVGSIGSTKRRQHLFEKFKDGGYSFHNTVHVSAILAKDISYGEGIQIMAGAVIQPGCKLGSNIIINTRASIDHDCIIHDHVHIAPGVTISGGVVIGEGAHIGTGAVVIQGIKIGKNGIVGAGAVVIKDVADNQLVVGIPAKAVEK is encoded by the coding sequence ATGAATACTTTACCAGTAATTATCATTGGAGCTGGTGGACATGCCAAGGTATTAATAGATATTTTGAAGATGAATGATGCAAAGGTTATTGGCATGACAGATGAAAATATAATAAATTCTAATTTTGATATAATGAATGTACCGATAATCGGCAATGATAACGTTATTTTAGACTATTCAACGCAAGAAATTTCATTGGTTAATGGTGTTGGTTCTATTGGTTCAACAAAGCGTCGCCAACATCTTTTTGAGAAGTTTAAAGACGGTGGCTATTCTTTCCACAATACGGTGCATGTCTCAGCTATTTTAGCCAAGGACATTAGTTATGGAGAAGGCATACAAATAATGGCTGGAGCAGTGATTCAGCCAGGCTGTAAATTAGGTAGTAATATAATAATTAATACAAGGGCCTCAATAGATCATGATTGTATTATTCATGATCACGTGCATATAGCTCCTGGGGTCACTATTTCAGGTGGGGTTGTGATAGGAGAAGGCGCACATATTGGGACAGGAGCAGTAGTGATTCAAGGAATTAAGATAGGAAAAAATGGTATTGTTGGTGCTGGTGCGGTAGTAATTAAGGATGTAGCGGACAATCAGTTGGTTGTGGGTATACCAGCTAAGGCGGTGGAAAAGTGA
- a CDS encoding cytidylyltransferase domain-containing protein, with protein MLTARLGSSRLKKKHLLNINNQPILSYLINRIGRAFRLEINEGKVAIVIATADQEENKQFEMFCKQQVSVFYGALDNIPLRHLQAAERYNFDNLISVDGDDILCSVEGMRQVYHELINKKEFVKTIGLPFGMNVMGYATEFLKTSLEDVKDQVLETGWGRIFNETDKTVLTFDIFNCNDYMRFTLDYPEDFIFFENFITQFPGDLNNSTDQEIVDFVIKKKLYEITKPITSEYWNNFNSGVEEEINKKVRC; from the coding sequence TTGCTTACTGCTAGGTTAGGCTCTAGTCGATTAAAAAAGAAGCATTTGCTAAATATCAATAATCAGCCGATTTTGTCCTATTTAATAAATAGAATCGGTAGAGCCTTTCGGCTTGAGATAAATGAGGGGAAGGTTGCAATTGTTATTGCAACCGCTGATCAAGAGGAGAATAAACAGTTTGAAATGTTTTGTAAGCAGCAGGTAAGTGTCTTTTATGGCGCATTAGATAATATTCCGTTGAGGCATTTGCAAGCAGCTGAACGATATAATTTTGATAATTTAATTTCAGTAGATGGTGACGATATACTGTGTTCGGTAGAAGGAATGAGGCAAGTATATCATGAATTGATTAACAAAAAAGAATTTGTAAAGACGATTGGATTGCCATTTGGGATGAATGTTATGGGGTATGCAACAGAGTTTCTAAAAACTTCGTTAGAGGATGTCAAGGATCAAGTACTTGAAACTGGCTGGGGAAGAATTTTCAATGAGACTGATAAGACAGTATTAACCTTTGACATATTCAATTGCAATGATTATATGAGATTTACTCTAGATTACCCTGAAGACTTTATATTTTTTGAAAATTTCATTACCCAATTCCCGGGTGATTTAAATAATAGTACGGATCAGGAAATAGTAGATTTTGTGATAAAAAAGAAACTTTATGAAATTACTAAACCTATCACCTCGGAATATTGGAATAATTTTAATAGTGGGGTAGAGGAAGAAATTAATAAAAAGGTGAGATGTTAA
- the neuB gene encoding N-acetylneuraminate synthase, with protein MQQNRVYIIAEAGVNHNGSLEIAKQLIEVAAGAGVDAVKFQTFKAENLVSKDAPKAAYQQKMTNNQETQYEMLKKLELSEAFHDTLVKYCQQFGVQFLSTPFDEDSLNLLVKKFNLPYIKIPSGEITNAPFLLKISKTGKSVILSTGMCTLGEVENSLKIMAFGYTNDNSNFPSLLDFEQAYVSEQGQKALREKVLLLHCTTEYPAPLSEVNLRTMDTLRHAFNLPVGYSDHTEGVAVPIAAVARGAVIIEKHFTLNRDLPGPDHKASLEPEELKSMVHAIRQIEVALGNSVKLPTVSEVKNKQIARKSIVAMKEIKKGQVFTEDNIGVKRPGDGISPMYYWELLGKVADRDYSIEEKIVP; from the coding sequence ATGCAACAAAATCGTGTGTACATCATTGCTGAAGCAGGTGTAAATCATAATGGATCTTTAGAGATTGCCAAACAATTAATTGAAGTGGCAGCAGGAGCTGGGGTTGATGCAGTAAAGTTTCAAACCTTTAAAGCTGAAAATCTAGTAAGTAAAGATGCGCCTAAAGCGGCTTATCAGCAAAAAATGACTAACAATCAGGAAACCCAGTATGAAATGTTGAAAAAATTAGAACTTAGTGAAGCGTTTCATGATACATTGGTGAAATACTGTCAGCAATTTGGCGTTCAATTTTTATCGACACCATTTGACGAAGATAGTTTAAACTTATTGGTTAAGAAATTTAATTTGCCATATATTAAAATTCCATCAGGTGAAATTACGAATGCACCGTTTTTATTAAAGATTTCGAAAACAGGGAAATCGGTAATTCTTTCTACAGGGATGTGTACCTTGGGAGAAGTAGAAAATTCACTAAAGATAATGGCTTTTGGCTATACGAATGACAATAGTAACTTTCCGTCTTTATTGGACTTTGAACAGGCATATGTTTCAGAACAAGGCCAGAAGGCATTGAGAGAAAAAGTATTATTATTGCATTGTACGACCGAATATCCTGCGCCTCTATCAGAAGTAAATTTGCGGACAATGGATACTTTGCGTCATGCTTTTAATTTGCCTGTTGGGTACTCAGATCATACAGAGGGTGTTGCAGTTCCTATTGCTGCTGTAGCACGAGGTGCGGTTATTATTGAAAAACATTTTACTTTAAACCGTGATCTTCCTGGCCCTGATCATAAAGCATCTTTAGAACCAGAAGAATTAAAGAGTATGGTGCATGCTATCCGTCAGATTGAAGTAGCTTTGGGGAATTCCGTGAAATTACCAACAGTATCAGAAGTAAAGAATAAACAAATAGCCAGAAAAAGTATTGTTGCAATGAAAGAAATCAAAAAGGGGCAAGTTTTTACCGAAGATAATATTGGTGTAAAACGTCCAGGAGACGGAATTTCACCAATGTATTATTGGGAGTTGTTAGGGAAAGTTGCGGATAGGGACTATAGCATAGAAGAGAAGATTGTGCCATGA
- a CDS encoding Gfo/Idh/MocA family oxidoreductase has product MLKNVIAVIGAGQIGSRHLQSLALINQPVCIEVLDLNNECLDFARERFEQIEGTGMAKSVRYFNKLEELSDEIKLVIVATSANVRKKVIMELLQKKKVQFIILEKVVFQSPQDFFEINKVFNEKGIKAWINCPRRMWPFYQQLKAKLKGIKKVDYLVSGANSRLGLGCNGIHFMDLYAFLTDQIDMNLYTDRLDSEIFESKRAGFIEITGTIYGKSTDGGTVMISAHANNDAPILITIQSDALRCIIREEEGKAWISEKENKWQWQEIEYTMPYQSQLTHLAVQDILSQDDCKLTSYHESWKLHDSFLKALILHLSKCKMEEISFCPIT; this is encoded by the coding sequence ATGCTGAAAAATGTAATAGCTGTTATCGGTGCAGGACAAATAGGAAGTCGTCACTTGCAGTCCCTGGCTCTAATTAATCAGCCAGTATGTATTGAAGTATTAGATCTTAATAATGAATGCTTAGATTTTGCCAGGGAGAGATTTGAACAGATTGAGGGGACGGGGATGGCAAAATCCGTTAGATATTTCAATAAATTAGAAGAGCTTTCTGACGAAATCAAATTAGTTATAGTGGCAACAAGCGCTAATGTGAGAAAAAAGGTAATTATGGAGCTTTTACAAAAGAAAAAAGTTCAGTTTATTATATTGGAGAAGGTTGTATTTCAGTCCCCGCAGGATTTCTTTGAAATTAATAAAGTATTTAATGAAAAAGGGATTAAAGCTTGGATTAATTGTCCACGTAGGATGTGGCCTTTTTACCAGCAATTAAAAGCCAAACTTAAAGGTATAAAAAAAGTTGATTATCTTGTAAGCGGTGCCAATTCTCGCTTGGGATTAGGGTGTAATGGCATTCATTTTATGGATCTTTACGCTTTTTTAACTGATCAGATTGATATGAATCTTTATACAGATCGATTAGATAGTGAGATTTTTGAGAGTAAGCGGGCTGGATTTATAGAAATCACTGGTACTATTTATGGAAAGAGTACTGATGGTGGGACCGTTATGATAAGCGCACATGCTAATAACGATGCGCCGATTTTGATTACTATACAAAGTGATGCATTGCGTTGCATCATTCGTGAGGAAGAAGGTAAAGCCTGGATATCAGAAAAAGAAAATAAATGGCAATGGCAGGAGATTGAATATACAATGCCTTACCAAAGTCAATTAACGCATTTAGCAGTGCAAGACATCTTGTCCCAAGATGATTGTAAATTAACAAGTTACCATGAATCGTGGAAGTTGCATGATTCATTTTTAAAAGCATTAATATTGCATTTAAGTAAATGCAAAATGGAGGAGATTTCATTTTGTCCGATTACATAG
- a CDS encoding UDP-N-acetylglucosamine 2-epimerase yields MKIIFAAYYFYFQKELYSLIINELKNDSSDFRFLATHSHYGRKETLVGTKKINLKGEIFEDATCTKIERIILGIKKAGYYFYDRLTLFRLLKNWLPNVVIINNDLAGIYIRMLQDLCSKLEIPILLIITTNFVTFEVQPQAERVGIRWVYGQLLKRLECYDAYYFNGNTIGTYIDSSMIAVQGDYIKNILIEKGVSHERIVVTGNPLFDKYFALREIQRAEALAIIKKRNKIDINSKQQLVVYCTEVIEYVYGQDYLEEANHVLKGIFDSLGENVKIIVKLHPAENKENVKYYRELFNSDRYSVIEDTDLGNLFRASSLMIAHFSATIMEAISVGTPVLMIDFNKDTERHQYIPYNEKVVAQSDVEFKGKLDKLLNEKEYIDEAMIILDKWVLSYLDNSHSVTSTSRVVELIKKMSRQHN; encoded by the coding sequence ATGAAGATTATATTTGCAGCATATTATTTTTACTTCCAAAAAGAACTGTATTCGTTAATTATTAATGAATTAAAAAATGATTCCTCAGATTTTAGGTTTCTTGCTACACATAGCCATTATGGAAGAAAGGAAACACTTGTAGGAACTAAGAAAATTAACTTAAAAGGTGAAATTTTTGAGGACGCTACTTGTACTAAAATTGAGCGGATTATTTTGGGCATAAAAAAAGCCGGGTATTATTTTTATGATAGACTAACTCTATTTAGACTTTTGAAGAATTGGTTACCGAATGTAGTTATAATTAATAATGATTTAGCTGGTATTTATATTCGAATGCTACAAGATTTATGTAGTAAATTAGAAATTCCTATTCTTTTGATTATAACAACGAATTTTGTGACATTTGAAGTTCAGCCACAAGCTGAGAGAGTAGGAATACGTTGGGTGTATGGGCAGTTATTAAAGCGACTCGAATGTTATGATGCATATTATTTCAATGGAAATACAATTGGCACCTATATTGATAGTAGTATGATTGCTGTACAAGGGGATTATATAAAAAATATCCTTATAGAGAAGGGAGTTTCCCATGAACGTATAGTTGTTACTGGGAACCCGCTGTTTGATAAATATTTTGCTTTACGAGAGATACAGCGAGCAGAGGCTTTAGCGATCATAAAAAAGAGGAACAAAATTGATATTAATAGTAAACAACAGTTGGTAGTGTATTGTACTGAGGTCATAGAATATGTCTATGGACAGGACTATTTAGAAGAAGCTAACCATGTATTAAAGGGAATATTTGATTCTTTGGGGGAAAATGTAAAAATTATTGTAAAATTACATCCTGCTGAGAACAAAGAGAATGTAAAATATTATAGAGAATTATTTAATAGTGATAGATATTCCGTTATTGAAGATACTGACCTTGGCAATTTATTCAGGGCCTCATCGTTAATGATTGCTCATTTTTCAGCTACAATAATGGAGGCAATTAGTGTGGGGACGCCAGTATTGATGATTGATTTTAATAAAGATACTGAACGACATCAATATATACCATATAACGAAAAAGTTGTGGCTCAATCGGATGTAGAATTTAAAGGTAAGTTGGATAAATTGTTAAATGAGAAGGAATATATTGACGAGGCAATGATTATTTTAGACAAGTGGGTATTATCCTATTTAGATAATTCCCATTCA